The genomic segment GGCGATCCGGGCGAGGAGAGCGGGGCGTACGGCGTCATTCATCAGGTCAGGCTAGGTTGGCGGCGGACCGTGCGGACATCACGCGAATTCGTGGGTACTCTGCTGGCCAGGATGGCCAGACCCGCCCGCCGCCCAGGCAACGTGCCGGCCGAAGCGACCAGCTTCGTCGGCCGTGAACGTGAGCTTGCCGAGGTACGCGGAAAGCTCGCCAGGGCCCGCCTGGTCACCCTCACCGGACCCGGCGGTGTCGGCAAGACCCGGCTGGCGGTCCGGGCGGCGACCACTCTCGGCCGTGGCTTCACCGACGGCGCCTGGTGGGTGGAGCTGGCGGAGGTGCGCGAACCAGCGTTGGTGAGCAATGCCGTCCTGGCCGCGCTGGACCTGCGGGATCAGGTCGCGTCCGAGCCACGGGAGCTGTTGCTTGCGCACCTGCGTGACCGGAAGCTGCTGCTGGTGCTGGACAACTGCGAGCACCTGGGCGAAGCGGTCGCCTTGCTGGTGACCGATCTCCTCCGTACCGCTCCCGGTGTGCGGGTGCTCGCCACCAGCCGCGAGCCGCTGTCGGTGGCGGGGGAGCACGTGGCGCCGGTGCCGCCGCTGCCGGTGCCGCCGGCCGACTCGACCGAGCGTCAGGTGTCGCACAACGAGGCGGTCATGCTGTTCACCGAGCGGGCCGCGGCTGGATCCGGCGGCTTCGAGGTGACCGCCGCCAACCAGGCGGCCGTGGTGGAGATCTGCCGGCGGCTCGACGGGCTGCCCCTGGCGATCGAGCTGGCGGCGGTACGGACGCGGGTCCTCACCGTCGAACAGATCGTCGGCCGCCTCGCCGACCGGTTCGGCCTGCTCACCGGGGGCGGTCCGGGGTTGCCGCGCCACCAGACGCTGCGTACCGCCATCGACTGGAGTCACGACCTGCTGACCCCCGGCGAACAGACGCTGCTACGGCGGTTGTGCGTGTTCGCGGGCCCGTTCACGCTCGCCGACGTCGAGGCGGTCACCGGCGACCAGGCGCTCGACCCGCTCTCATCCCTGGTCGACAAGTCGATGGTCGTGAAGCAGGAGGCTCGGGGCGTGGCGTGCTACCGGCTCCATGAGACGATGCGCGAGTACGCCCGCCGCAGGCTTCGCGAGTCCGGTGAGGAGGACGCGGTCGAGGCGCGCTGCGCCGAGCACTACCGACTGGCCTGTCTTGAGTGGACTCCGCAGGTCCGGTACCGCCTTGCCGAGTGGCTCGGCTGGATGGACCTCGAGATCGACAATGTTCGCGCGGTCCTGCGGCGCTGTGTGGCGCGCGACGATCGCGAACACGGACTCGAGCTCACCGCCTCCCTCGCCTGGTACTGGATCACCAGGGCGACCAGCGAGGGCATTCGGTGGTTCGAGAGCCTGGGAACGTCCGGCAACCCCGTCGCGCTGTTCCTGCGGGGTTTCCTGTCCGTGTTGCAGTTCGACACGGCGGCGGCCCGCCCGGTTCTGGATCAGGCGGTGACGGCGGCGCGCGCGGCCGGGCTCGCCAGCTTCGAGGCACAGGCCCTGTCGATGGCGTCGGTCGCCGCGAACACCGCCGGCGACCGCACCCGCGCGCTGCGCCTGCTCCAGGCGGCACAGGCCGTGGCGACCGGCCCCGGCGACCACCCAGCGGCGATCGCCGTACTCCAGGCACGCGCGCTCGGCGGCCTGTTCACGGGCGACCTCGAACAGGTGCGGCAGGCAGCGTCGGAGGGTGTCCGTGGCAGCCGGGAGGTGGGTGACCAGTACGGCCTCGAGATGATGCTCGTCAACCTCGCCTGCGCCGCGTTGCACGCCGGCGAACTGGCCGAGACGAAACCGATGTGCGTCGAGGCGTTGTCGATCGCCCGCCAGATAGATGACCGGGTTGCCCAGTTCTGCCTGCTCGATATCCTGGGCTGTCAGGCGGCGGGCACCGGCGAGCCGAGACGTGCCGCGCGGCTCCTGGGGGCGGCGCGGAGCGTGCGGGCGGGCGTCGGCGCGAGCGTCCTGCCGTACCTTGGGCCGCTGGTCGCCGAGGCGGCGGCGACGGCGCGTCAAACGATTGGCGAGCAGGGGTTCCAGACCGAGTTCGAGGCCGGCACCCAGCTCAGTCGGGCGGCCGCCATCCGGTTCGCGCTCGGCGAGCCCGACCGCCCCGATGAGCAGCCGGCGCCGGTCGAAACGCCGACCCTGGGCAAACGCGAGGCCGAGGTCGCCCGGCTGGTCGCCGACGGCCTGACCAACAAGCAGATCGGCACCCGCCTACTGATCTCCGAACACACCGTCGACAGCCACATCCGCAGCATCCTCACCAAGCTCGGCGCCGGCTCCCGCGCGCAGATCGCCGCGTGGATCGCGCGCCGGTAGGGGCGCCGGGATGAGATCCGCAGGGAGGTTCAACGTCGCGATGACATCGGCGGCGCGCCGTACGTCACCGTCCAACGGCCGGTCCGGGTCGACGGGCGGTACGGCGGCGGCCACCGCGGCCAGTACCTCGGCACAGCCGGGCGCGGTCGGCTGACGCGTACCGACGTACGCGGCCTGGCGCAGTCCCACCGCGAGCGATCCGACGAGGATGTGCAGCAGCCGGGCCTGGTCCAGCGCCCGCAGTGCGGCCTGGGTGCCGAGCGGAATGACATCCTGATTGTGCAGGTTGGTGGGTAGGCTCTGCATGCTCGCCGGTACGGCGTCGCGGCGGATCTCGGCGACCAGCGCGGTCGCCGCCAGTTGTACGCCCTGCAGCCCGTGCTGCTGTCCCGGTCCGGCGGCCAGCATCGGTGGCAGGCCGCCATTGCGGTTCGGGTCGACGAGCAGGTCGAGCTGACGTTCGGCGAGGTTGCCAACCTGGGCCACGACCATCGACAGCAGGTCGGCGGCGAACGCGGCCGGCTGCCCGAAGAAGTTGCCGCCGTGCACGACGAGGTCCTCGTCCGGAAAGAACAGCGGGTTGTCGCTGACGCTGTCGAGGTCGGCCCTGACGACGGAGTCGACGTAGCGCAGGGCGTCCTCGGCCGCGCCGAGCAGTTGCGGTGCACAGCGGATGCTGTACGGCTCCTGCAGCGGACGCTTGCCGGAGGGGGTGAGCCCGGCGCTGATCCGGCGCATCTGCGCGCCCACCGCGATCGCGCCCGGATGGCCGTACGCCCGCAGGAGCCGGGCATCGAGAAACTGCGGGTCGCTGCCGAGCAGATCGGCGAGCAGGCAGGTGAGCGTCTGGACCGCGCGGTGCGAGGCGCGTACCGAGTCCAGCGCGAGTGCCGCCGCCGCGGTGGTAAGCGACGTGCCGTTGACAAGTGCCAGGGCGTCCCGGCCGTCCAGCGGCAGCGGTTCGAGACCCGCCTTCTCCAACGCCTCAGCCGCGGGCAGCCGTACCCCGTCGAGATAGGCGTATCCGCGGCCACGTAACGCCTGGGCGGCGGCGCCGAGCGGGATCAGGTCACCGCTGGCCCCGACCGAACCCAGCCGGGGCACCGCGGGGACGAACGTGGTCGCGAGCATCGCCGTGAGGGCGTCGATGACGTGCGGGGACACCCCCGAGGCGCCCTGGGCCAGCGACCGGGCCCGGATCAGCATGGTCGCGCGGACGACCTCCGGTCCGAGGTCCGGGCCCTGACCGGCACCGAGGTGAGCGAGCGTGTTGTCGGCCTGGTCGCGCAGCTCGGCCCGTCCCGGATACCCCACCAGGGGACCGAAGCCGGTGGTGGCGCCGTACACCGCGCGGTCGTCGCCGAGCACGTCGGACAGGAACGTGCGGGCGGTCGCGACCCGGTCCCGGACCTCCGGCCCGACCACGACCTTGACCGGGTCGCGCGCGGCGGTCAGGTCGGCGATCCGCAGCGGGACCGCGAGGTCTACCTCTGTCGTCATGTGACCGCACCCTAGAGATGGAATCTCAGAACGCTTTGAGATCGGGTCGTTACGGTGCGCCGTGCGACGCTCGATTACCTGATTATCGGTGCCGGGCCGGCTGGGCTCCAGCTCGCCGCCCTGCTGGATCGCGACGGTCGTGACTATCTGGTGCTGGAACTCGTTGCTCACCGACGACCCGGCCCTGCTCTTCAAGAACTACAGCCGGCGCTACTTCCCCGACAAGGGCAACTCGGCCTTCGAGACCGCCGACGCCCTGATCGAGACCGCCGCGGTCATCCACGTCGCCGGCCCACACGCGATCAAGCTGGCCTGGCAGTCACACTATGTCGGGCACCTGCGCGCGGTGAACAACAACTTCCTGGACACATACCAGCTCAAGTCGCGGAACGCGGTGCTCGACGGCACCGTCGAACGGATCGCCCGGCGCGGCGACGGCGGCTACCGGATCGACTTCCGTTACGCCCGCACCGGCTCCGCGGCCGGGTCGAAGGTGGCTAGACGGACGGTCGTCGCTCCGGGTCCTCGGCGTCGAACATATCCTGGCGCAGCTGTTCCTCCGCGGTCTGCTCGACCCGGGCGATGAACCTCGTGAGCAGCGGCGGCGCCATCAGCGACGTCACGATCGCGACGAGGATGATGATGGTGTACATCTCAGTCGTCAGCACGCCGAGGCGCAGCCCGACCATGGCGATGATGACTTCGATGACACCACGCGCGTTCATGGCCGCACCGAGTGAGAGTCCCTCCCAGTGGCTCAGTCTGCTCAGCCGCGCGCCGAGGTAGGCGCCGGCGAACTTTCCGGTGATCGCAACCGCCAGCACGATGACGGCGGCGAGCAGCACCTGCGGGTCGGCGAGTCCGGTGAGGTCCATCCTCAGCCCCGCCGTGGCGAAGAACAACGGTGCGAGGACCGACGTGACGGTGGTTTGCAAGGGTGCCAGTCGTGCCGGCTTGAGTGCGCCGGTGCTGCTGATCACAATGCCGATCACAAAAGCGCCGAGCACCGCCTCCAGCCCGGTGGCGTGCGTGGCGGCCGCGGCCAGGAGCACGAGGAAGCACACCACGGCGATGGTGGGGCCGCGGTCCGGATTCCGGTCGACCCGCTGAAGCAGCCGCCGGACCAGGGGCCGGATGAGCCGGGCCGACAGGAGCACCACGACCAGGTAGACGAGTGACATGGTCAGGTCAGCGCCACGGACGCCGGTCGTGGCCATCGCGGAGACCACGGAGAGCAGGATCCAACCGAGGATGTCGTCGACCATGACGGCGCTCAGCGTGAGCTGACCGATGTTCCGGTGCAGCAGCCGCAGCTCCATCAGTGTCTTGGCGATGACCGGGATCGCGCTGACTCCCATCGCCACGCCCAGGAACAGCGCGAAGGTGCCACGGTCGTCGGTCGCCATCAGCGACGTGGGCAGCAGGAGACCGATACCGATGCCGAAGCCGAGCGGCACGGCGATCCCGGCGATGCTGATCCGGGCGGCGGTGAGACCACGTCGGCGGATCAGGCCGAGATCCATGTGCATACCGGTGATGCCGATCAGCAGGAGTACACCCACCTGCCCCACCGCATCGAGCAGGTGGAATTGCTCCGGTGTGTTCGGCAGCAGCCAATGGGAGACGGTGGGTAGCAGAGATTCCAGAATCGATGGCCCCCACAACACTCCGGCACACAGTTCGCCGACGATGGCCGGCAGTCCGATCCGTATCGCCAGCCGGCCCAGGAGAAACGCCGTTGCCAGAAGCAAACCGACCTGCAGCAGAAAGAGCAGAAACTGGTGCGCGGGCATCGGTGCGGGTGGCGCCAGGGCGAGATGGGCCGGCATGCACTCCTCCATGGTCCCTCAGCGGCGTGGCAAGCCCCTGTGGGGGCGCTATCGCGTCTCGTTGGGTCGGTGTGGTCCCCTGTGGTGGCGACCGCATCTCCCAGGCGCGACTTCCGCGGGAATGCGGCTCACGTCGGTGTTCCACGATCAAGGCGGAGTGGCACCCAGGTGCCGGGACAGGTCTACTCGGCGATCCGGGTCCGCGTCGTCCACCGGAAGACCGCGCTCGTGGTGTCGCCGGGCTTCGGCACCCGCTCGAAGTGTTCGTATCCGTTGAGGTGAGGCACCTTGATCTTCATGCTGTCGGCCGCGACTGTCCGCCGCCGTAGCTCGGTAGGGAGGTCGGCAGGTCCTTCCTCCAGGATTGCCTCGATGTCGCCGACCTGCGCGGACGACGGCATTTCCCGGAGTTGCCGGTCAGGCATGAAAAACACCTCGAATCTGTTGAGGGCTTCGCATTGTGGTCCGGTGAGTGGCTGCTCGATGATTTCCAGGTTCGACAATCAGAGGGGGATGTTCCCGTGCCTGCCACGCCGGGGCCGGCACTCGGCGAGCGCGGCGGCGAGTCGACGCCGGGTTGCGGCCGGCTCGATGATTTCGTCGATCACTCCGAGAGCGAGGGCACGGCGCACCCCGGCGACCTCCCTCCGGTGCTCCGCGACCAACCGCGTCCGCAGGTCGTCGACGGTGTCCGGAGGAGCCGCCGCCAATGTCCTACGGTGCAGCACGCCTACGGCCGCCTCGGCGCCCATCACCCCGATCTCCGCTTCGGGCCAGGCGAAGACGGTGGTGGCGCCGAGCGACCGGGAATTCATGGCGATGTAGGCGCCTCCGTAGGCCTTGCGGGTGATCAGGGTGATCCGGGGTGTTCGCGCCTCGGCGAATGCGTGCAGGAGTTTGGCTCCTCGTCGGACCAGGCCGGTCCACTCCTGCCCGAGGCCGGGCAGGTATCCGGGGGCGTCGACCAGCACCAGCAACGGAACGCCGAATGAGTCGCACATGCGGACGAACCGCGCCG from the Solwaraspora sp. WMMD1047 genome contains:
- a CDS encoding LuxR C-terminal-related transcriptional regulator; protein product: MARPARRPGNVPAEATSFVGRERELAEVRGKLARARLVTLTGPGGVGKTRLAVRAATTLGRGFTDGAWWVELAEVREPALVSNAVLAALDLRDQVASEPRELLLAHLRDRKLLLVLDNCEHLGEAVALLVTDLLRTAPGVRVLATSREPLSVAGEHVAPVPPLPVPPADSTERQVSHNEAVMLFTERAAAGSGGFEVTAANQAAVVEICRRLDGLPLAIELAAVRTRVLTVEQIVGRLADRFGLLTGGGPGLPRHQTLRTAIDWSHDLLTPGEQTLLRRLCVFAGPFTLADVEAVTGDQALDPLSSLVDKSMVVKQEARGVACYRLHETMREYARRRLRESGEEDAVEARCAEHYRLACLEWTPQVRYRLAEWLGWMDLEIDNVRAVLRRCVARDDREHGLELTASLAWYWITRATSEGIRWFESLGTSGNPVALFLRGFLSVLQFDTAAARPVLDQAVTAARAAGLASFEAQALSMASVAANTAGDRTRALRLLQAAQAVATGPGDHPAAIAVLQARALGGLFTGDLEQVRQAASEGVRGSREVGDQYGLEMMLVNLACAALHAGELAETKPMCVEALSIARQIDDRVAQFCLLDILGCQAAGTGEPRRAARLLGAARSVRAGVGASVLPYLGPLVAEAAATARQTIGEQGFQTEFEAGTQLSRAAAIRFALGEPDRPDEQPAPVETPTLGKREAEVARLVADGLTNKQIGTRLLISEHTVDSHIRSILTKLGAGSRAQIAAWIARR
- a CDS encoding aromatic amino acid ammonia-lyase, translated to MTTEVDLAVPLRIADLTAARDPVKVVVGPEVRDRVATARTFLSDVLGDDRAVYGATTGFGPLVGYPGRAELRDQADNTLAHLGAGQGPDLGPEVVRATMLIRARSLAQGASGVSPHVIDALTAMLATTFVPAVPRLGSVGASGDLIPLGAAAQALRGRGYAYLDGVRLPAAEALEKAGLEPLPLDGRDALALVNGTSLTTAAAALALDSVRASHRAVQTLTCLLADLLGSDPQFLDARLLRAYGHPGAIAVGAQMRRISAGLTPSGKRPLQEPYSIRCAPQLLGAAEDALRYVDSVVRADLDSVSDNPLFFPDEDLVVHGGNFFGQPAAFAADLLSMVVAQVGNLAERQLDLLVDPNRNGGLPPMLAAGPGQQHGLQGVQLAATALVAEIRRDAVPASMQSLPTNLHNQDVIPLGTQAALRALDQARLLHILVGSLAVGLRQAAYVGTRQPTAPGCAEVLAAVAAAVPPVDPDRPLDGDVRRAADVIATLNLPADLIPAPLPARDPRGDLRAGAGAELGEDAADVAVDGVFGDQ
- a CDS encoding cation:proton antiporter, which gives rise to MPAHLALAPPAPMPAHQFLLFLLQVGLLLATAFLLGRLAIRIGLPAIVGELCAGVLWGPSILESLLPTVSHWLLPNTPEQFHLLDAVGQVGVLLLIGITGMHMDLGLIRRRGLTAARISIAGIAVPLGFGIGIGLLLPTSLMATDDRGTFALFLGVAMGVSAIPVIAKTLMELRLLHRNIGQLTLSAVMVDDILGWILLSVVSAMATTGVRGADLTMSLVYLVVVLLSARLIRPLVRRLLQRVDRNPDRGPTIAVVCFLVLLAAAATHATGLEAVLGAFVIGIVISSTGALKPARLAPLQTTVTSVLAPLFFATAGLRMDLTGLADPQVLLAAVIVLAVAITGKFAGAYLGARLSRLSHWEGLSLGAAMNARGVIEVIIAMVGLRLGVLTTEMYTIIILVAIVTSLMAPPLLTRFIARVEQTAEEQLRQDMFDAEDPERRPSV
- a CDS encoding DUF5988 family protein produces the protein MPDRQLREMPSSAQVGDIEAILEEGPADLPTELRRRTVAADSMKIKVPHLNGYEHFERVPKPGDTTSAVFRWTTRTRIAE